In one window of Kitasatospora sp. MMS16-BH015 DNA:
- a CDS encoding MBL fold metallo-hydrolase: MTDAPLGRSAAFKVLTTGYVGSTGPGVAATVSYLTDAGRHLIFDPGMVASPEAILAPLAALGLGPEDVTDVVLSHHHPDNTMNVGLFPRALVHDHKVEYRGDQWKNRDAEGYELTPSLRLIRTPGHSPEDITLLAGTPTGVVAFAGDLWWHSAGPADDPVAPDRDQLRASRERVLAAATLIVPGHGAPFTPDATTPR; the protein is encoded by the coding sequence ATGACAGACGCACCGCTCGGCCGCAGCGCCGCCTTCAAGGTCCTGACCACCGGTTACGTCGGCTCCACCGGCCCCGGAGTCGCCGCCACCGTCTCCTACCTCACCGACGCCGGCCGTCACCTGATCTTCGACCCGGGCATGGTGGCGAGCCCCGAGGCCATCCTCGCCCCGCTCGCCGCACTGGGCCTCGGGCCGGAGGACGTCACCGACGTGGTGCTCAGCCACCACCACCCCGACAACACCATGAACGTCGGCCTCTTCCCCCGGGCTCTGGTGCACGACCACAAGGTCGAGTACCGCGGCGACCAGTGGAAGAACCGCGATGCCGAGGGCTACGAGCTCACCCCGTCCCTGCGCCTGATCCGCACCCCCGGCCACAGCCCCGAGGACATCACCCTCCTGGCCGGCACCCCCACCGGCGTGGTCGCCTTCGCCGGCGACCTCTGGTGGCACTCGGCCGGCCCCGCCGACGACCCGGTCGCGCCCGACCGCGACCAGCTCCGCGCCTCGCGCGAACGCGTCCTGGCCGCCGCCACCCTGATCGTCCCCGGCCACGGCGCCCCCTTCACCCCCGACGCCACCACCCCGCGCTGA
- a CDS encoding FAD-dependent oxidoreductase yields MTGELSAQVCVVGGGPAGLTLGLELARQGVEVVVVEQSDHFDRSFRGESISPDSVWLLDRIGLLDGLRGSLLEVRGMEITDRGRTVLTTDFSRLPYPFPCPVELPQPVLLAALAEAADEHAGFTLLRGTRVVELLTDGGTVTGVHGVGPAGAVTVRAAVTVAADGRFSKVRELAGLRSTRIPLGRDVIWLKLPFPREWSSDTYRVRIEGEHHGLFIPTYPDQLRVGLNIPQGGLRALREAGIGALHRRLDALAPECAQSVRTVLHGWANTTVLKIFTTVVPQWSRPGLVLVGDAAHTLSPVLGQGVNHAVVDAVALAGLLGPVLAGRAPGEPELTAALAEFQRGREASVARSRDLQLRQEEMFARSRPLAMAGRRALYRIVDHSPALQRRILAGVYYQLQEQALRSAHGEPARTGTPSSRPVPRGH; encoded by the coding sequence ATGACGGGGGAACTGTCCGCACAGGTCTGTGTGGTGGGCGGCGGGCCGGCCGGCCTGACGCTCGGGCTCGAACTGGCCCGGCAGGGTGTCGAGGTGGTGGTGGTCGAGCAGAGCGACCACTTCGACCGTTCGTTCCGCGGCGAGTCGATCTCACCGGACTCGGTCTGGCTGCTCGACCGGATCGGCCTCCTCGACGGCCTGCGCGGCTCCCTCCTGGAGGTGCGCGGGATGGAGATCACCGACCGTGGCCGCACCGTGCTGACCACGGACTTCTCCCGGCTCCCGTACCCCTTCCCCTGCCCGGTGGAGCTGCCGCAGCCGGTGCTGCTGGCGGCACTCGCCGAGGCGGCGGACGAGCACGCGGGCTTCACCCTGCTACGGGGCACCCGGGTGGTGGAGCTGCTGACGGACGGGGGCACGGTGACCGGCGTCCACGGGGTTGGCCCGGCCGGGGCGGTGACGGTCCGCGCGGCGGTCACCGTCGCGGCGGACGGCCGGTTCAGCAAGGTACGTGAACTGGCCGGCCTGCGCAGCACCAGGATCCCGCTCGGCCGGGACGTCATCTGGCTCAAGCTGCCCTTCCCGCGCGAGTGGAGCAGCGACACCTACCGGGTGCGGATCGAGGGCGAACACCACGGGCTGTTCATCCCCACCTACCCGGACCAGCTGCGGGTGGGGTTGAACATCCCGCAGGGCGGGCTGCGGGCCCTGCGGGAGGCGGGGATCGGCGCCCTGCACCGCCGGCTCGACGCGCTGGCGCCGGAGTGCGCGCAGTCCGTCCGCACCGTGCTGCACGGGTGGGCCAACACCACGGTGCTGAAGATCTTCACCACCGTCGTCCCGCAGTGGTCGCGGCCCGGCCTGGTGCTGGTCGGCGACGCGGCCCACACCCTCTCACCGGTCCTGGGCCAAGGGGTCAACCACGCCGTGGTCGACGCCGTCGCCCTGGCCGGGCTCCTCGGCCCGGTGCTGGCCGGCCGGGCGCCGGGCGAGCCCGAACTGACCGCCGCACTCGCCGAGTTCCAGCGCGGCCGGGAGGCTTCGGTGGCCCGCTCACGCGACCTCCAGCTGCGCCAGGAGGAGATGTTCGCCCGCTCCCGACCCCTCGCCATGGCGGGCCGCCGCGCCCTGTACCGGATCGTGGACCACAGCCCGGCGCTCCAGCGCCGGATCCTCGCAGGCGTCTACTACCAACTCCAGGAGCAGGCCCTCAGGTCAGCTCACGGGGAGCCGGCGCGCACGGGGACCCCGTCCAGCCGACCGGTGCCCCGGGGGCATTGA